The nucleotide sequence CCACGTCCTTCGAGCTCTACGGAGGCATGACGGACGAGGGCGAGCGCCTCCGTGCGAACTACGCCCTCAAGTGGTTCGCGATCTCCGAGATGAAGGCGCGCGGCGTGGTGCGCTACGACTTCAACGGACTGCTCAACGACGGCGTCTCCCGCTTCAAGATGGGCTGGGCGAAGCACGAGGACCAGCTCGCAGGCACCTGGGACCTGCCGCTCTCGCCGTTCTACCCGCTGTTCAGCCGGGCCCTGCCGCTCGCGAAGCGCAGCATGCAGGTGGCGCGCAGGCAGGCCGGACGGGTCCTCGGCGCGGTGCGGCAGGCGCGGGCGAGCCGCCCCTAGAGCGCCGGTGCCCCGCCGCCGGTCGTGACGGCGAAGGCCAGCACGGGGCCGTCCGTCGCGCCGTGCTCGTCCACGGCCGGACGCACGACGAGCGGCGCCTCCGAGGCAGCGACGAAGGCGCTGCCTCCGCGGGGAACCTCGAGGGTCGAGTTGGGGGTGTCGAGCAGGATCGGCCCGCTGACCGCCAGGACCAGCACGGGACCGTTCTGCAGCACGGGGACGTGCGCCGGCGTGAGGCTCTCGCCCGCCGGCAGCGGGCTGTCCTCGTGGCCGTTGTCCGCGCCGTCCGCCGGTTCGCCCTGCGGTCCCGCCGCAGGGTCGCCCAGGACGATCCGCTGGAGCTGGAACTCCTCGAACGGCGGGCGGTACAGCTCCTGGTCGAGGAGCGTGTACTCGGGCGCGAGCGCGGGCGGAGCGATGGGCTCGAAGACCACGGTGGAGAGCAACTCGGCCGTGTCGACGTGCTTCGGCGTCAGGCCGCCACGCAGCACGTTGTCCGACGACGCCATGACCTCGATCCCCAGGCCCTGGAGGTAGGCGTGGATGTTCCCGGCGGGCAGGTAGAGGGCTTCCCCGGGCCGGAGCGAGACGCGGTTGAGCAGCAGCGCGACGAGCACCCCCGGGTCGCCCGGGTACTGCGCGGACAGCTCGGCGACGGTCGCGAGATCGGCGGCCACGGCGTCCGCC is from Arthrobacter burdickii and encodes:
- the manA gene encoding mannose-6-phosphate isomerase, class I; translation: MYLLDNTLRPYAWGSERAIADLLGREPSGGPEAELWVGAHPDSPSQAVQPGGGRRSLADLIAEDPEGLLGEATSARFDGRLPFLLKVLAAGSALSLQVHPSLEQAAAGYDAEEAAGVPRDAPHRNYRDRNHKPEMIYALTPFEALCGFRPLPEALRTFTALASAVEPGSWTHELLDSVAAQLSSGADSALRSAFTLLLEAAPEAVDAVVAAAAGATGPAQATSAEEADAVAADLATVAELSAQYPGDPGVLVALLLNRVSLRPGEALYLPAGNIHAYLQGLGIEVMASSDNVLRGGLTPKHVDTAELLSTVVFEPIAPPALAPEYTLLDQELYRPPFEEFQLQRIVLGDPAAGPQGEPADGADNGHEDSPLPAGESLTPAHVPVLQNGPVLVLAVSGPILLDTPNSTLEVPRGGSAFVAASEAPLVVRPAVDEHGATDGPVLAFAVTTGGGAPAL